A single region of the Pontibacter kalidii genome encodes:
- a CDS encoding phosphatase PAP2 family protein, producing the protein MIRTFYKRMVASAALFTVELVFIWLLFLACIIVFLWLGREIMAGDKVWLDEAGFAFAANLSSPFMDGFIKFITFFGSGQFLTPAALALIAFYLFVRKHRWNSLKVPVVALGSITLNLVLKYFFDRERPMSPLVEASGLSFPSGHSMVAASFYGLLIYLAWHNVRDVRLRNTLIIGLSVFVLLIGFSRIYLRVHYPTDVLAGFAAGFLWVILGISVLHRMERVSGKEITPILMEEPAEKE; encoded by the coding sequence ATGATACGAACTTTCTATAAACGGATGGTGGCCTCCGCGGCCCTCTTTACTGTGGAGCTGGTCTTTATCTGGCTGCTGTTCCTGGCCTGCATTATTGTGTTTCTCTGGCTTGGGCGCGAGATCATGGCGGGCGACAAGGTATGGCTCGATGAGGCAGGTTTTGCTTTTGCTGCCAACCTGAGCAGCCCCTTTATGGATGGCTTCATCAAGTTCATTACCTTCTTTGGCTCCGGACAGTTCCTCACGCCGGCGGCGCTGGCCCTGATCGCCTTTTACCTGTTTGTGCGCAAACACCGCTGGAACTCCCTCAAAGTGCCGGTGGTAGCGCTCGGCAGCATCACGCTAAACCTCGTGCTCAAGTACTTTTTTGACCGGGAGCGCCCTATGTCGCCGCTCGTAGAGGCCTCGGGTCTCAGTTTTCCGAGCGGCCACAGTATGGTGGCGGCCTCCTTTTACGGGTTGCTGATTTACCTGGCCTGGCACAACGTGCGGGATGTGCGCCTTCGGAACACGCTGATTATAGGGCTTAGCGTTTTTGTGCTTCTGATCGGCTTTAGCCGGATTTACCTGCGGGTGCACTATCCCACGGATGTGTTAGCTGGCTTTGCGGCTGGTTTCCTGTGGGTTATACTGGGGATATCGGTGCTGCACCGCATGGAACGGGTCTCTGGTAAAGAGATCACGCCCATATTGATGGAAGAGCCGGCAGAAAAAGAATAA
- the thpR gene encoding RNA 2',3'-cyclic phosphodiesterase yields the protein MKDSIRLFVAAPLPTALQEKLTGHLSHFEHPSLRILPQQNLHLTLYFIGNVPAQELQRIKEQVARVAQHHQPFTLQFERTEPGPKPRHPRLIWARFAPHPAFEVLSSELTAALMGQPAETQKSIPHITLARYRKDAQPPKQLPAITSDEPLELPVQEVALWQSVLGSPHPTYSVMERYELG from the coding sequence ATGAAAGACAGCATCAGGTTGTTTGTCGCCGCGCCACTGCCCACCGCCCTGCAGGAGAAACTGACCGGGCACCTGTCGCATTTTGAGCACCCGAGCCTGCGCATTTTGCCGCAGCAGAACCTGCACCTCACGCTCTACTTTATAGGCAACGTGCCGGCACAGGAGCTCCAACGCATAAAAGAGCAGGTGGCCCGGGTGGCGCAGCACCACCAGCCGTTCACTTTACAGTTTGAGCGAACCGAGCCCGGCCCCAAGCCACGGCACCCACGGCTCATCTGGGCACGCTTTGCCCCGCACCCGGCCTTTGAGGTCCTCAGCAGCGAACTGACAGCAGCACTAATGGGCCAGCCGGCCGAAACGCAGAAATCCATCCCGCATATTACCCTGGCCCGCTACCGCAAAGACGCGCAGCCCCCGAAGCAGCTGCCCGCCATTACTTCGGATGAGCCACTGGAGCTGCCCGTGCAGGAGGTGGCGCTGTGGCAATCGGTGCTGGGCTCGCCGCACCCTACTTATTCTGTGATGGAACGCTATGAGTTAGGCTAA
- a CDS encoding CinA family protein: MNEKELTELMMGLKDKGLTVAFAESCTAGLLASEFVKAKGSSEVLKGSLVVYQPEVKQKLLGVKKETLDLYTAESQQVTNELVMGLRKLLGADISIATTGLAGPGGSETEEKPVGTMFVSFLYDGKAEEFREVFKGNTESVRKQLVDFIFEKLKGVVEQHYDR; this comes from the coding sequence ATGAACGAAAAGGAGCTTACCGAGCTGATGATGGGCCTGAAGGACAAAGGGCTGACAGTTGCTTTTGCCGAGAGTTGCACGGCCGGCCTGCTGGCCTCTGAATTTGTAAAAGCCAAGGGCAGCAGCGAGGTTCTCAAAGGCAGCCTGGTGGTGTACCAGCCCGAGGTGAAGCAAAAACTACTCGGCGTGAAGAAGGAAACGCTGGACCTGTACACCGCTGAGTCGCAGCAGGTGACGAACGAGCTGGTCATGGGCCTGAGGAAGCTTCTGGGTGCCGATATCAGCATCGCCACCACCGGCTTGGCCGGCCCCGGCGGCTCCGAGACCGAGGAGAAGCCTGTGGGCACGATGTTCGTCAGTTTCCTGTATGACGGCAAGGCAGAGGAGTTCCGGGAGGTTTTTAAAGGCAACACCGAAAGCGTGCGCAAACAGCTCGTCGATTTTATCTTTGAGAAACTAAAAGGCGTGGTGGAGCAGCATTACGACCGCTAG
- a CDS encoding class I SAM-dependent methyltransferase, with amino-acid sequence MPKLPDSGFNRVASFYDALARLVYGQALQQAQQALLPFVPQQARVLVIGGGTGWLLEQLLQTGKQLDILYLDAAPAMLQRARQKYEKYKKPHSCRVCFRLGTEQSIQPQEQFDAIITPFLLDLFPPQRLRQLMCKLATSLAPGGQWLLADFWPVQQPPPWWQRLLLKGMYTFFGLMSDVQARQLPDYHAHFTALGLEQQYSQAFYGGMVQAKAFRRVKEL; translated from the coding sequence TTGCCCAAGCTCCCCGACAGCGGATTTAACCGAGTAGCCTCTTTTTACGATGCCCTGGCGCGGCTGGTGTATGGCCAGGCGCTGCAGCAGGCGCAACAGGCCCTGTTGCCCTTCGTGCCGCAGCAGGCGCGGGTACTGGTGATTGGCGGCGGCACCGGCTGGCTGCTGGAGCAACTCCTGCAAACCGGCAAGCAACTGGACATACTATACCTGGATGCCGCCCCGGCCATGCTGCAGCGCGCCCGGCAAAAGTATGAAAAGTATAAAAAGCCCCATAGCTGCCGCGTCTGCTTCCGGCTGGGCACCGAGCAAAGTATACAACCGCAGGAGCAGTTCGATGCCATTATCACCCCCTTCCTGCTGGACCTTTTCCCGCCACAGCGCCTGCGCCAGCTCATGTGTAAACTGGCCACATCCTTAGCCCCCGGCGGGCAATGGCTGCTCGCAGACTTCTGGCCCGTGCAGCAGCCCCCGCCCTGGTGGCAGCGGCTTCTCCTAAAAGGCATGTATACTTTTTTTGGGTTGATGAGCGATGTGCAGGCCAGGCAGCTGCCCGATTACCACGCCCATTTTACAGCGCTGGGACTGGAGCAGCAGTATAGCCAGGCCTTTTACGGCGGCATGGTGCAGGCCAAAGCGTTTAGAAGAGTTAAGGAGTTATAG
- a CDS encoding M61 family metallopeptidase, whose amino-acid sequence MKPTLYGLLGLALGLMAQPVLAQQQVRYELSFPNAAHHEAEINVSFSDIRTDTLKVLMPRTSPGRYAIHEFAKNVYNVRATNAQGQPLQLLRLNTSEWAVLGHDGKASISYTLFADHADGTYAGVDETHAHLNAPASLMYARGFEQAPAYVTFHTPEGSNWKVATQLRQEQGNTYFAPNFQYLMDSPTELSDFDFAEWTVSDGGKPKTIQVALHHQGTKEQFQEYVDHTKAIVAEQQAVFGTLPDFDFGRYTFIGCYMPQAVGDGMEHRNSTILTSSRPLAAAMGPLLNTVSHEFFHAWNVERIRPASLEPFNFQEANMSEALWLAEGFTSYYGDLTMTRSGIYDLKKYASDLAGDLNYVLLTPGRQYHSLVEMSQQAPFVDAARSVDPVNRHNTFISYYTYGSMLGLALDMTLRQQYNKTLDDFMQALWQKYGTPEKPYTMADLQQTLAEVTGDAAFAKRFFEQSVFGSELPDYAPLLAQAGLELRKAKPGEATLGLLYLDYKDGKATIANGTYVTSEAYKAGLERGDVLLALDGRKIRKEKDLQKTLKNRKPGERMALTYSRQGQPRQTTLVLEEVQTLEVIPFESTGKQLTPEIEAYRTAWLGSKAK is encoded by the coding sequence ATGAAACCTACATTATACGGCCTGCTGGGCCTGGCGCTGGGGCTTATGGCACAGCCGGTACTAGCGCAGCAGCAGGTAAGGTATGAGCTCTCCTTCCCAAACGCAGCACACCACGAGGCCGAGATAAACGTCTCCTTTTCCGATATCCGGACCGATACCCTGAAAGTGTTAATGCCGCGTACCTCGCCGGGTCGCTATGCCATCCATGAGTTTGCCAAGAATGTGTACAACGTGCGCGCTACCAACGCGCAGGGGCAGCCCCTGCAGCTCCTGCGCCTGAACACCAGCGAGTGGGCTGTGCTGGGTCACGACGGTAAGGCCTCCATCAGCTATACCTTGTTTGCCGACCATGCCGACGGCACCTATGCCGGCGTGGACGAAACGCACGCCCACCTGAACGCGCCAGCCAGCCTGATGTATGCGCGCGGTTTTGAGCAAGCGCCGGCCTACGTTACGTTTCACACCCCCGAGGGCAGCAACTGGAAAGTAGCCACGCAGCTGCGGCAGGAACAGGGCAACACCTACTTCGCTCCCAATTTTCAGTACCTGATGGACAGCCCCACCGAGCTCAGCGACTTTGATTTTGCCGAGTGGACGGTAAGCGACGGCGGCAAGCCCAAAACGATACAGGTGGCACTACACCACCAGGGCACCAAGGAACAGTTTCAGGAGTACGTAGATCACACCAAGGCCATTGTGGCCGAGCAGCAGGCGGTGTTCGGAACGTTACCCGATTTCGACTTTGGCCGCTACACCTTTATTGGCTGCTACATGCCGCAGGCTGTGGGCGATGGTATGGAGCACCGCAACTCTACCATCCTGACCAGCTCCCGGCCACTGGCCGCTGCCATGGGGCCGCTGCTCAACACCGTCTCGCATGAGTTTTTCCATGCCTGGAACGTGGAGCGCATCCGTCCTGCATCGCTGGAGCCGTTCAATTTCCAGGAGGCCAACATGAGCGAGGCGCTGTGGTTGGCCGAAGGCTTCACGAGCTACTACGGCGACCTGACCATGACCCGCAGCGGCATCTATGACCTAAAAAAGTATGCGTCTGACCTGGCCGGGGATCTCAATTACGTGCTGCTCACACCGGGGCGGCAGTACCACAGCCTGGTGGAGATGAGCCAGCAGGCACCGTTCGTGGACGCCGCACGCTCCGTGGACCCTGTAAACCGCCACAATACCTTTATCTCATACTACACCTACGGCAGTATGCTGGGCCTGGCTCTGGACATGACCCTGCGCCAGCAGTACAACAAAACGCTGGATGACTTTATGCAGGCCCTCTGGCAAAAGTATGGAACACCGGAAAAGCCTTACACGATGGCCGACCTGCAGCAAACGCTGGCGGAGGTAACCGGCGATGCGGCCTTTGCGAAGCGGTTCTTTGAGCAAAGCGTGTTTGGCAGCGAGCTGCCGGACTATGCCCCGCTGCTGGCTCAGGCCGGGCTGGAGCTGCGCAAGGCCAAACCGGGCGAAGCGACTTTAGGCCTGCTGTACCTGGACTACAAGGACGGCAAGGCAACCATCGCGAATGGCACTTACGTCACCTCGGAGGCTTACAAGGCAGGCCTGGAACGGGGGGATGTGCTCCTGGCGCTGGATGGCCGCAAGATCAGAAAAGAGAAAGACCTGCAGAAGACGCTGAAGAACCGCAAACCGGGCGAGCGTATGGCCCTCACCTACAGCCGCCAGGGCCAGCCGCGCCAGACCACGCTGGTGCTGGAGGAGGTGCAGACGCTGGAGGTGATCCCCTTTGAAAGTACAGGCAAACAGCTGACACCCGAAATAGAGGCTTACCGAACCGCCTGGCTGGGTTCGAAGGCTAAATAG
- a CDS encoding MBL fold metallo-hydrolase: MQQNNHHIRHIKNDRLETIKPGYRGNKTVNGRFANGDELFKPELKQVLKWQLSRNPQREQKKLDHYTPHVQEGNNFLHDDRDMLVWLGHSAFFIRLNGITFLTDPVLYDIPMVKRRVGTPCSPEDIRNIDFLLLSHAHRDHLDKKSLQTVYGANPQVKALAPLRAGDILRSINPHLPYQEAGWYQKYDLVPGSVEVYFMPASHWHRRGLTDMNKVLWGSFVLKTPTHTLYFAGDTGFAPHFEEIEELLGPMDVCLMPVGAYKPSFLMQKSHLSPHEAVKAYNLLHGGTFIPMHYGTYDLSDEPPSEPVRLLEQIAASGMLQGLRIPAIGEPVLLQDLL, encoded by the coding sequence TTGCAGCAGAACAACCACCACATTCGCCATATAAAAAACGACCGCCTCGAAACCATTAAACCCGGCTACAGAGGCAACAAAACTGTAAACGGACGCTTCGCTAACGGCGATGAGCTTTTCAAACCGGAACTAAAGCAGGTGCTGAAGTGGCAGCTAAGCCGCAACCCGCAGCGGGAGCAAAAGAAGCTCGATCACTACACGCCGCACGTACAGGAAGGAAATAATTTTCTGCACGACGACCGCGACATGCTGGTGTGGCTGGGGCACTCCGCCTTTTTCATTCGCCTTAACGGCATCACGTTCCTCACCGACCCGGTTTTGTACGACATCCCCATGGTGAAGAGACGGGTAGGAACACCCTGCTCGCCGGAGGATATCCGTAACATCGATTTTCTGCTGCTCTCCCACGCCCACCGAGACCACCTCGACAAAAAATCGCTGCAGACGGTTTACGGGGCCAACCCACAGGTGAAGGCACTGGCCCCGCTGCGCGCAGGTGATATCCTCCGGAGCATAAACCCGCACCTGCCCTATCAGGAGGCGGGCTGGTACCAGAAGTATGACCTGGTGCCCGGTAGCGTGGAAGTATACTTTATGCCCGCCTCGCACTGGCACCGCCGCGGCCTTACGGACATGAACAAGGTACTCTGGGGCAGCTTTGTGCTCAAGACGCCCACCCATACGCTATACTTTGCCGGCGACACAGGTTTTGCCCCGCACTTTGAGGAGATCGAGGAATTGCTCGGCCCCATGGATGTGTGCCTGATGCCGGTGGGCGCCTACAAGCCGTCTTTTCTGATGCAGAAGAGCCACCTGAGCCCGCACGAGGCCGTGAAAGCCTACAACCTGCTGCACGGCGGCACTTTTATACCCATGCACTACGGTACCTACGACCTCTCCGACGAGCCGCCGAGCGAGCCGGTGCGCCTGCTGGAGCAGATTGCCGCCTCGGGTATGCTGCAGGGGCTGCGGATTCCGGCTATTGGGGAGCCGGTGCTGCTACAGGACCTTTTATAA
- a CDS encoding sodium:solute symporter, protein MSSTLIIGLIIAYFCILIFISYLTSRNSDSETFFLANRSSPWYVVAFGMIGTSLSGVTFVSIPGMVAVAEFSYLQFVLGYLLGYFVIATVLMPLYYRMNLVSIYTYLEDRFGWWSYKTGAAFFLLSRTLGAAIRLFLVAGVLQLAVFDDFGIPFSVSVIITIVLIWVYTFRGGMKTIIWTDTFQTTAMLLAVGVSIWLISDELNLSFQGLIDTIQTSEYSQVFYWDFKDSKYFLKQFFSGAFIAIVMTGLDQDMMQKNLSCKNIGEAQKNMFWFSIILVFVNILFLALGALLYIYANAKGIALPERGDDVFPFLALNHFSYFAGIIFILGIIAITYASADSALTALTTSFCVDFLNFKDRPEQERVRVRYIVHAGISVVMGLVIIAFDILNNDSVVTAVFKVAGYTYGPLLGLYSFGIYTKRAVRDKFVPAVCIIAPLLTLILSYNSVDWFWGYEFGFEVLILNGFLTFIGLMAVSTGKIDELELAQEQTTA, encoded by the coding sequence ATGTCCTCAACCCTTATCATAGGCCTGATCATTGCCTATTTCTGTATCCTGATCTTTATTTCTTACCTCACCAGCCGTAATTCCGACTCTGAGACTTTCTTCCTGGCCAACCGCTCCTCGCCCTGGTATGTGGTGGCCTTTGGCATGATCGGCACCTCGCTGTCGGGAGTGACGTTCGTATCAATTCCCGGCATGGTGGCGGTGGCAGAATTCTCGTACCTGCAGTTTGTGCTGGGCTACCTGTTGGGCTATTTCGTGATTGCCACGGTGCTCATGCCGCTCTACTACCGCATGAACCTGGTCTCGATCTATACTTACCTGGAAGACCGCTTCGGATGGTGGTCGTATAAGACGGGGGCGGCCTTCTTCCTGCTCTCGCGCACATTGGGTGCGGCTATTCGCCTTTTCCTGGTGGCGGGAGTACTGCAGTTGGCGGTTTTCGATGATTTTGGTATTCCCTTCTCCGTTTCCGTCATCATCACCATTGTCCTGATTTGGGTGTATACCTTCCGGGGTGGTATGAAAACGATCATCTGGACCGATACCTTCCAGACAACCGCCATGCTGCTGGCGGTTGGTGTCAGCATCTGGCTCATCTCCGACGAGCTGAACCTGAGCTTCCAGGGATTGATTGACACGATACAGACCAGCGAATACTCACAGGTATTTTACTGGGATTTCAAGGATAGCAAATACTTCCTCAAGCAGTTCTTCTCCGGCGCTTTCATCGCCATTGTGATGACGGGCCTTGACCAGGACATGATGCAGAAGAACCTGAGCTGCAAAAACATCGGCGAGGCCCAGAAGAACATGTTCTGGTTCAGCATCATTCTGGTGTTTGTAAACATCCTGTTCCTGGCCCTGGGTGCTTTGCTTTACATCTATGCCAACGCTAAGGGCATCGCCCTTCCAGAGCGCGGCGATGATGTGTTCCCATTCCTGGCCCTGAACCACTTCTCATACTTTGCAGGCATCATATTCATACTTGGTATCATTGCCATTACGTACGCCTCGGCCGACTCGGCGCTTACGGCACTAACCACCTCCTTCTGCGTGGACTTTCTTAACTTCAAGGACCGTCCGGAGCAGGAGCGTGTGCGTGTGCGCTACATCGTTCACGCCGGTATCTCCGTGGTAATGGGCCTTGTCATCATCGCTTTTGACATCCTGAACAATGATAGTGTGGTAACTGCCGTATTCAAGGTGGCCGGTTATACCTACGGGCCCCTGCTGGGCCTCTATTCCTTCGGCATCTACACCAAGCGGGCTGTGCGCGACAAATTTGTGCCTGCCGTCTGCATCATCGCGCCGCTGCTTACCCTTATCCTCAGCTACAACTCCGTAGACTGGTTCTGGGGCTACGAGTTCGGCTTCGAGGTACTGATCCTCAACGGCTTTCTGACCTTTATTGGCCTGATGGCTGTTTCGACAGGTAAGATTGATGAGCTGGAGCTGGCGCAGGAGCAAACGACCGCTTAA
- a CDS encoding ABC transporter ATP-binding protein, with translation MAKRGFGSSGEQDKEGRKKITKESFRRGLQIFGYVLPYKYKFITGLVFLALSSLTMMAFPYLVGKLFDSSTNDANSPLQDINLIAMGLFAVILLQGIFSFCRVYFFAQVSENAVANIRRDLYSKFVQLPISFYEKRRVGEITSRITTDVAQVQDAMSITLAELFRQITTLIVGVIVIMWTSIKLSLFMLATFPVLVALALVFGRKIKMLSRKTQDELANTNVIVEETLQAINTVKAFTNEMFEVGRYRTTLDKAVKTAIKGAYYRGAFITFIIVGLFGGIILVIWYGVTLVANGDIAQGDLVSFVLYTVFIGASVGGLGDLYGKVQAALGATERILEILQEEEEPTDKSIKALSQIPRMNGDISYRNVAFSYPTRPDLQVLRDISFTVRAGEKVALVGPSGAGKSTIIQLLMRYYDLSGGSITVDDHDIRHINMTELRGNIGVVPQEVLLFGGTIRENIAYGRPEASEAEIIEAARKANAYDFIVSFPEGFDTLVGERGIKLSGGQRQRVAIARAILKNPAILILDEATSALDSESEHLVQQAMDELMKGRTTIVIAHRLATIRKVDKILVIENGEIVEEGPHEVLSVNPDGMYANLLRLQFELS, from the coding sequence ATGGCAAAACGCGGATTCGGGTCTAGCGGCGAACAGGATAAAGAAGGCAGAAAGAAGATTACCAAAGAGAGTTTTCGCCGTGGCCTCCAGATTTTTGGCTACGTACTTCCCTACAAGTATAAATTCATCACCGGCCTTGTGTTTTTGGCGTTGTCCAGCCTTACCATGATGGCCTTCCCTTACCTGGTGGGCAAGCTATTTGACTCCTCCACCAACGATGCCAACAGCCCGCTCCAGGACATCAACCTGATCGCTATGGGGCTTTTTGCCGTTATCCTGCTGCAGGGCATCTTCTCCTTCTGCAGGGTATACTTTTTTGCGCAGGTGAGCGAGAATGCCGTGGCCAACATCCGCCGCGACCTCTACAGCAAATTTGTGCAGCTGCCTATCTCTTTTTATGAGAAACGCCGCGTGGGCGAGATCACCAGTCGCATCACCACGGATGTGGCGCAGGTGCAGGATGCCATGTCCATCACCCTGGCCGAGCTCTTCCGCCAGATCACCACGCTCATCGTCGGTGTCATCGTCATCATGTGGACCTCCATCAAGCTATCGCTGTTCATGCTGGCCACCTTTCCGGTGCTGGTGGCGCTGGCGCTGGTATTTGGCCGCAAGATTAAGATGCTTTCCAGGAAAACACAGGACGAGCTGGCCAACACGAACGTGATTGTAGAAGAGACGCTCCAGGCGATCAATACCGTGAAGGCCTTTACCAACGAGATGTTCGAGGTAGGGCGCTACAGGACTACCTTGGACAAAGCTGTAAAAACAGCCATAAAAGGGGCTTATTATCGTGGCGCCTTCATCACGTTCATCATCGTGGGCCTTTTTGGAGGTATCATCCTGGTGATCTGGTATGGTGTCACGCTCGTGGCCAACGGCGATATCGCGCAGGGCGACTTGGTATCCTTTGTCCTTTATACGGTGTTTATAGGCGCTTCTGTGGGCGGCCTGGGAGATCTTTACGGCAAGGTGCAAGCCGCACTAGGGGCCACGGAGCGCATTCTGGAAATACTTCAGGAAGAGGAAGAGCCGACCGATAAAAGTATAAAGGCCCTGAGCCAGATACCGCGCATGAACGGAGACATCAGCTATCGGAATGTGGCTTTCTCCTACCCTACCCGCCCCGACTTACAGGTGCTGCGCGATATTAGCTTTACCGTGAGAGCCGGCGAGAAAGTCGCGCTGGTAGGTCCCAGCGGCGCCGGCAAGTCTACCATCATCCAGCTGTTGATGCGCTATTACGACCTTTCGGGGGGAAGTATAACGGTGGACGACCACGATATCCGCCACATCAACATGACCGAGCTGCGCGGAAACATTGGGGTGGTGCCGCAGGAGGTGCTGCTGTTCGGGGGCACTATTCGCGAGAACATTGCCTATGGCCGCCCGGAAGCCTCGGAGGCTGAGATCATCGAGGCGGCCCGCAAAGCCAATGCCTACGACTTTATCGTGTCCTTCCCGGAAGGATTTGATACCCTGGTGGGCGAGCGCGGCATTAAGCTCTCCGGAGGCCAGCGGCAGCGTGTGGCCATTGCCCGGGCCATCCTGAAGAACCCTGCCATACTTATACTGGACGAGGCCACCAGCGCCCTCGACTCCGAGTCAGAGCACCTGGTGCAGCAGGCCATGGACGAGCTGATGAAAGGCCGTACCACCATCGTGATCGCCCACCGCCTGGCCACCATCCGGAAGGTGGATAAGATCCTGGTGATCGAGAACGGAGAGATTGTGGAGGAAGGCCCACACGAAGTGCTGTCGGTGAACCCGGATGGCATGTACGCCAACCTCCTGCGGCTGCAGTTCGAATTAAGCTAA
- a CDS encoding Trm112 family protein has protein sequence MNASLLNKLCCPIDKHDLNIQIFVKDENGEIKEGLLTCPACRRYYPVVYGIPIMTPDEYREKALEEPILKKWGLELEEGVAKKLLLKE, from the coding sequence ATGAATGCATCGCTCTTAAATAAACTGTGCTGCCCCATAGACAAGCACGATCTTAACATACAGATTTTTGTAAAGGACGAAAACGGGGAAATTAAGGAAGGCCTGTTAACCTGCCCCGCGTGCAGGAGGTATTACCCTGTTGTATACGGTATCCCGATTATGACACCAGACGAGTACAGGGAAAAAGCGCTGGAGGAGCCCATTTTGAAAAAGTGGGGCCTTGAATTAGAAGAAGGGGTGGCAAAGAAGCTCCTGCTAAAAGAATAG
- a CDS encoding thiamine phosphate synthase, with protein sequence MRENSKITSGIYLVLDPSINQVVLLQKVQEALEGGVSALQIWNNWPADYSAADKKALIKDLVDLAGAYQVPLLINEEWELLKDTELSGVHFDDIPENLEGMKAAVGRDFITGITCSNNLDVIRWATENQLDYVSFCAVFPSSSAGSCELVRPETIREAREMTQMPLFLSGGITTENMLALKELDFDGVAVISGILNAASARESAAAYHHALNKYKT encoded by the coding sequence ATGAGAGAGAATAGCAAAATTACCAGTGGAATTTACCTCGTACTGGACCCAAGCATAAACCAGGTGGTGCTGCTACAAAAGGTGCAGGAAGCCTTGGAAGGCGGCGTGAGCGCACTGCAGATCTGGAATAACTGGCCAGCTGACTACAGCGCTGCTGATAAAAAAGCCCTCATCAAAGATTTAGTCGATCTTGCCGGTGCTTATCAGGTGCCTTTGTTGATAAACGAAGAGTGGGAGTTGCTGAAAGACACGGAACTGTCGGGTGTTCATTTTGATGATATTCCGGAGAACCTTGAAGGCATGAAAGCTGCAGTTGGGCGAGATTTTATCACCGGAATTACCTGCAGCAACAACCTGGACGTGATACGCTGGGCCACCGAAAATCAACTCGACTATGTATCCTTCTGTGCGGTGTTTCCTTCGTCCTCGGCGGGCAGCTGTGAGCTAGTACGACCGGAAACGATCAGGGAAGCCAGAGAAATGACACAGATGCCGCTCTTTCTGTCCGGCGGCATCACAACAGAAAACATGCTTGCGCTAAAAGAGCTGGACTTTGACGGGGTGGCGGTTATCTCCGGTATTCTGAACGCCGCTTCTGCCAGGGAGTCCGCTGCGGCCTATCATCACGCTTTAAACAAGTATAAAACATGA
- a CDS encoding AIR synthase-related protein, producing MSAFDDNSGKLAVATFKEVLLPQSGAQREEVLVGPRFGVDTAVIDLGNNLGMAVSSDPLSLIPSIGLKESAWLSVHLLANDMASTGFAPMYAQFVLNLPTSLSLEAFREYWGYMHQFCQEIGVAITGGHTGQIEGQNSTISGGGTMFLTAPLNEILTSDKAEPGDILVVTKETALVSSSILAMSFPETVKNKLGCEVWENGCENFFQTSSLPDALAAREVLKSNTELKAMHDVTEGGVVGAICEMANASGCGFRIYNDALPAGEAQLQITRLFGIDHRFCVGAGSMVMAVKPGKEQELICHLAAKSIKATVVGEMLPREAGFRVVENSEENKLSFDGKDPYWGAFFKALKAGWK from the coding sequence ATGAGCGCCTTTGACGACAACTCCGGAAAGCTGGCCGTTGCCACTTTTAAAGAGGTGCTGTTGCCGCAAAGCGGGGCGCAGCGGGAGGAGGTGCTGGTTGGCCCCCGGTTTGGGGTAGATACGGCTGTTATTGATTTGGGCAATAATCTCGGAATGGCTGTGTCGAGCGATCCGCTTTCCCTTATACCTTCCATCGGGCTGAAGGAGTCGGCCTGGCTGTCGGTGCATTTGCTGGCCAATGACATGGCTTCTACGGGCTTTGCTCCCATGTATGCGCAGTTTGTGCTCAACCTGCCCACCAGCCTTTCCCTGGAGGCATTCAGGGAGTACTGGGGGTATATGCATCAGTTTTGCCAGGAGATAGGCGTAGCCATTACCGGAGGCCATACAGGGCAGATCGAAGGCCAGAACTCCACCATTTCGGGTGGCGGTACCATGTTTCTGACGGCTCCTCTAAACGAGATACTGACGAGCGACAAGGCCGAGCCAGGAGATATACTTGTCGTCACGAAAGAAACCGCCCTTGTCTCCTCTTCTATCCTGGCCATGAGCTTTCCGGAAACGGTGAAGAACAAACTGGGCTGTGAAGTATGGGAGAATGGGTGCGAGAACTTCTTTCAAACTTCCTCGCTGCCCGATGCCCTGGCTGCCAGGGAGGTGCTCAAAAGCAATACGGAGCTGAAAGCCATGCACGATGTGACAGAGGGCGGCGTCGTAGGGGCTATCTGCGAGATGGCGAATGCCTCCGGCTGTGGCTTCAGAATCTATAACGATGCTCTTCCGGCAGGAGAAGCACAGCTCCAGATAACCCGGCTGTTCGGCATCGACCACCGCTTCTGTGTTGGTGCCGGCTCTATGGTGATGGCTGTAAAGCCAGGGAAAGAGCAGGAGCTTATCTGTCACCTAGCTGCCAAATCCATCAAGGCAACGGTAGTCGGCGAAATGCTGCCGCGGGAAGCAGGTTTCAGGGTGGTGGAGAATAGCGAAGAGAACAAGTTATCCTTCGATGGGAAAGATCCTTATTGGGGGGCATTTTTTAAAGCGCTGAAAGCAGGGTGGAAATGA